In Selenomonas sp. TAMA-11512, a genomic segment contains:
- the rplB gene encoding 50S ribosomal protein L2 — protein MAVKSFKPYSAGRRFMTVSSFDEITTNKPEKSLLENLTKSGGRNQDGRLTVRHRGGGHKRRYRIIDFKRTKDGIPAKVATIEYDPNRSARIALLNYADGEKRYILAPNGLKVGDKVVSGPDADIKPGNTLPLVNIPVGQIVHAIELKIGKGAQIVRSAGAAAQLMAKEGDYALLRLPSGELRQVHVNCRATIGQIGNLEHENITIGKAGRNRWLGKRPENRGVAMNPNDHPHGGGEGRSPVGRKSPMTKWGKIAMGKKTRRKKKASSKFIVRGRK, from the coding sequence GTGGCTGTAAAGAGCTTTAAACCATATTCTGCCGGTCGTCGCTTCATGACGGTCTCGTCTTTCGATGAGATCACGACGAACAAGCCTGAGAAGTCTCTCCTGGAGAATCTCACCAAGTCGGGCGGCCGCAATCAGGATGGACGTCTGACGGTTCGCCATCGCGGCGGCGGTCACAAGCGCCGCTACCGCATCATCGACTTCAAGCGTACGAAAGACGGCATTCCGGCAAAGGTCGCTACGATTGAGTACGATCCGAACCGCAGTGCGCGCATCGCGCTTCTGAATTACGCGGACGGCGAGAAGCGCTACATCCTGGCGCCAAACGGCCTCAAGGTCGGCGACAAGGTCGTCTCCGGTCCGGATGCGGATATCAAGCCGGGTAACACGCTTCCGCTTGTCAACATTCCTGTCGGTCAGATTGTCCATGCAATCGAGCTTAAGATCGGCAAGGGCGCACAGATTGTCCGCTCTGCCGGCGCCGCTGCACAGCTTATGGCAAAGGAAGGCGATTATGCGCTTCTCCGCCTGCCGTCGGGCGAGCTCCGTCAGGTGCACGTCAACTGCCGTGCAACCATCGGACAGATCGGCAACCTCGAGCACGAGAACATCACGATCGGTAAGGCGGGCCGTAACCGTTGGCTCGGCAAGCGTCCGGAGAACCGCGGTGTCGCGATGAACCCGAACGACCATCCGCATGGCGGCGGTGAGGGCCGCAGCCCGGTCGGACGCAAGAGCCCGATGACCAAATGGGGCAAGATTGCAATGGGCAAGAAGACCCGCCGCAAGAAGAAGGCATCCAGCAAGTTCATTGTCCGTGGCCGCAAATAA
- the rplW gene encoding 50S ribosomal protein L23, translating to MDARDIIIRPLITEKSTQLMEQGKYVFVVDKRANKIEIAQAVAEVFKVKVAGVNTVNVEGKVKRMGRNVGKRADYKKAIVTLADGETIEFFGA from the coding sequence ATGGATGCACGCGATATCATCATTCGCCCGCTCATCACGGAGAAGAGCACGCAGCTCATGGAACAGGGCAAGTACGTCTTTGTCGTTGACAAGAGAGCCAACAAGATCGAGATTGCACAGGCAGTCGCCGAGGTCTTCAAGGTCAAGGTCGCAGGTGTCAACACGGTCAATGTTGAGGGCAAGGTAAAGCGCATGGGACGCAACGTCGGCAAGCGCGCAGACTATAAAAAGGCAATCGTTACGCTCGCGGATGGCGAAACCATCGAGTTTTTCGGAGCCTGA
- the rplD gene encoding 50S ribosomal protein L4 has protein sequence MPKVAVYSSTNQQVGDIDLAEEIFGVEVNAGLLHQAVRMQLAAERLGTHSTKTRGLVRGGGRKPWKQKGTGRARSGSTRSPLWVGGGTVFGPQPRSYAFRMPRKQRRLAIKCALSDKVASGDIIVLDNLEFDAPKTKNAVAFLKAFSVEGKALVITEDYAENVELSTRNIPGVKAINTTGLNVFDILHHTKLFVTKDAVARIEEVLA, from the coding sequence ATGCCAAAGGTAGCAGTATATTCCAGCACCAACCAGCAGGTTGGCGATATCGATCTCGCAGAAGAGATCTTCGGTGTTGAAGTCAACGCCGGTCTTTTGCATCAGGCTGTTCGAATGCAGCTTGCAGCAGAGCGTCTTGGTACGCACTCCACGAAGACGCGCGGTCTCGTTCGAGGCGGCGGTCGCAAGCCGTGGAAGCAGAAGGGCACGGGGCGTGCCCGCAGCGGTTCGACGCGTTCCCCGTTGTGGGTCGGCGGCGGCACCGTCTTCGGTCCCCAGCCGCGCAGCTATGCATTCCGCATGCCTCGCAAACAGCGTCGTCTGGCTATCAAGTGCGCCCTTTCCGATAAGGTCGCATCGGGCGACATCATCGTTCTCGACAATCTCGAGTTCGATGCACCGAAGACGAAGAATGCGGTCGCATTCCTCAAGGCTTTCTCCGTAGAGGGCAAAGCGCTCGTCATCACGGAAGACTACGCAGAAAATGTAGAGCTCTCGACGCGCAACATCCCCGGCGTCAAGGCAATCAATACAACGGGTCTCAATGTCTTTGACATCCTTCATCACACTAAGCTCTTTGTCACGAAGGACGCTGTAGCCCGTATCGAGGAGGTGCTCGCATAA
- the rplC gene encoding 50S ribosomal protein L3: MAKAILGRKIGMTQIFTEEGQVVPVTVIESGNNVVVMNKTVESDGYNAVQLGFGEVKEKHLTKPEKGHFDKAGVKPVKFIREMRLSDASEYNVGDTIGVDIFEAGELVDITGTSKGKGFAGTIKRHNFARGPMGHGSKSHREPGSTGAMISGHGGRVLKGKKLPGQMGHTQVTVQRLSIVKVDADRNLLLIKGAVPGPKKGFVVIRDTKKPKK, from the coding sequence TTGGCAAAAGCAATTTTAGGTAGAAAGATTGGCATGACGCAGATCTTCACCGAGGAAGGACAGGTCGTTCCCGTTACCGTTATTGAGTCCGGCAACAATGTCGTTGTCATGAACAAGACGGTTGAGTCCGACGGCTACAACGCTGTTCAGCTCGGCTTTGGCGAAGTCAAAGAGAAGCATCTGACGAAGCCGGAGAAGGGTCATTTCGACAAGGCTGGTGTCAAGCCTGTCAAATTTATTCGCGAAATGCGCCTTTCGGATGCATCGGAATATAACGTCGGTGACACGATCGGCGTTGACATATTTGAAGCTGGCGAACTCGTTGACATAACGGGCACCTCCAAAGGTAAGGGCTTCGCCGGTACGATCAAGCGTCACAACTTCGCGCGCGGTCCTATGGGACACGGTTCGAAGTCGCACAGAGAGCCAGGTTCGACAGGTGCAATGATCTCCGGTCACGGCGGTCGCGTCCTGAAGGGCAAAAAGCTCCCCGGCCAGATGGGGCACACACAGGTCACGGTACAGCGTCTTTCGATCGTCAAGGTCGATGCAGACCGTAACCTGCTTCTCATCAAGGGCGCCGTACCCGGCCCGAAGAAGGGCTTTGTTGTCATTCGTGACACGAAGAAGCCGAAGAAATAA
- the rpsJ gene encoding 30S ribosomal protein S10, with amino-acid sequence MAKQQKIRIRLKAYDHKALDQSAVKIVETAKRTGAMVSGPIPLPTEKNIYTILRSPHVNKDSREQFEMRTHKRLIDILQPSNKTVDALMRLDLPAGVDIEIKL; translated from the coding sequence TTGGCAAAGCAGCAGAAAATTAGAATTCGCTTGAAGGCTTATGACCATAAAGCACTTGATCAAAGCGCTGTTAAGATTGTAGAGACTGCAAAGAGAACGGGCGCTATGGTGTCCGGTCCGATTCCGCTTCCTACAGAGAAGAATATCTACACGATTCTGCGTTCCCCGCACGTCAACAAAGATTCTCGCGAGCAGTTCGAGATGCGCACGCATAAGCGCCTCATCGACATTCTCCAGCCATCCAACAAGACGGTGGACGCACTCATGCGCCTCGACCTTCCAGCAGGCGTTGATATCGAGATTAAGCTCTAA
- the tuf gene encoding elongation factor Tu, with protein MAKAKFERTKPHVNIGTIGHVDHGKTTLTAAITKVLSEKGYAQFEDYADIDKAPEERERGITINTAHVEYETDNRHYAHVDCPGHADYVKNMITGAAQMDGAILVVSAADGPMPQTREHILLARQVGVPAIVVFLNKVDQVDDPELLELVEMEVRELLSSYEFPGDDIPVVAGSALKALEGDADMKAKILELMDAVDEYIPTPTRDTDKPFLMPVEDVFTITGRGTVATGRVERGQLNLNDTVEIVGLEEEAKSTVVTGIEMFRKMLDQAVAGDNIGALLRGVDRKEIVRGQVLAKPGSIKPHTKFKAQVYVLTKEEGGRHTPFFTNYRPQFYFRTTDVTGVVALPAGTEMVMPGDNIEMDVELITPIAIEKGLRFAIREGGHTVGAGRVIEIEG; from the coding sequence ATGGCAAAAGCAAAGTTCGAGCGCACTAAGCCGCATGTCAACATTGGTACGATCGGTCACGTTGACCACGGCAAGACGACGCTGACGGCTGCAATCACGAAGGTTCTTTCCGAGAAGGGCTACGCACAGTTCGAGGACTATGCAGATATCGATAAGGCTCCGGAGGAGAGAGAGCGCGGCATCACGATCAACACGGCGCACGTTGAGTATGAGACGGACAACCGTCACTATGCGCACGTGGACTGCCCGGGTCATGCCGACTATGTTAAGAACATGATCACGGGTGCTGCGCAGATGGATGGCGCGATCCTCGTTGTTTCCGCAGCTGACGGCCCTATGCCGCAGACGCGTGAGCACATTCTTCTTGCTCGTCAGGTCGGCGTTCCGGCAATCGTTGTCTTCCTTAACAAGGTTGACCAGGTTGACGATCCTGAGCTTCTTGAGCTTGTTGAGATGGAAGTTCGCGAGCTTCTTTCCTCTTACGAGTTCCCCGGTGACGACATTCCCGTTGTTGCAGGTTCCGCTCTTAAGGCTCTCGAGGGCGATGCCGACATGAAGGCAAAGATCCTTGAGCTCATGGATGCCGTTGATGAGTACATCCCGACGCCGACCCGCGATACGGATAAGCCGTTCCTCATGCCTGTCGAGGACGTCTTCACGATCACCGGCCGCGGTACGGTTGCTACGGGCCGCGTTGAGCGCGGTCAGCTCAACCTCAATGACACGGTTGAGATCGTCGGTCTTGAAGAAGAGGCTAAGTCGACGGTTGTTACGGGTATCGAGATGTTCCGCAAGATGCTCGATCAGGCTGTTGCCGGTGACAACATCGGTGCTCTTCTCCGCGGTGTTGACCGCAAGGAAATCGTTCGCGGTCAGGTTCTTGCAAAGCCGGGTTCGATTAAGCCGCACACGAAGTTCAAGGCGCAGGTCTACGTCCTCACGAAGGAAGAGGGCGGCCGTCATACGCCGTTCTTCACGAACTATCGTCCGCAGTTCTACTTCCGTACGACGGACGTTACGGGTGTTGTTGCTCTTCCGGCAGGCACGGAGATGGTCATGCCCGGTGATAACATCGAGATGGATGTGGAGCTCATCACTCCGATCGCTATCGAGAAGGGTCTTCGCTTCGCTATCCGCGAGGGCGGCCACACGGTCGGCGCCGGTCGTGTTATCGAGATCGAAGGCTGA
- the fusA gene encoding elongation factor G, which produces MAREFSLEKTRNIGIMAHIDAGKTTTTERILFYTGITHKIGEVHEGAATMDWMAQEQERGITITSAATTCHWNGHRINIIDTPGHVDFTVEVERSLRVLDGAVAVLTARGGVEPQTETVWRQAEKYNVPRMAYVNKMDITGADFFNVIHMMKDRLQANAVAIQIPIGAEDDFKGIIDLVKMDAIIYEDDLGKTTSETAIPEEYKAQAEEYREKLLEAIAEFDDDLMEKYLGGEEITEDEIKKTIRKATIACKMTPVVCGTSYRNKGVQPMLDAIVDFMPAPVDIPAIKGINPDTGEEDVRESDDNGPFSALAFKIMADPFVGKLAFFRVYSGTLASGSYVYNSTKGKKERIGRILQMHANTRQELDIVYSGDIAAAVGLKDTTTGDTLCDEKQTIILESMEFPDPVISVAVEPKTKNDQEKMGVALQKLAEEDPTFRVHTDQETGQTIISGMGELHLEIIVDRMLREFKVDCNVGNPQVAYRETIRKQVQAQGKFVRQSGGHGQYGDCWIELVPQDPGVGFSFENKVVGGAIPKEFINPIEAGVREAMENGVVAGYPMVDIKAIVYDGSYHEVDSSEMAFKIAGSMAFRNAAEKANPVLLEPYVKVEVIVPEDYMGDVIGDLNSRRGRIDGMEARNGAQVINAFVPLSEMFGYSTDLRSKTQGRGNYSMEVSYYDEVPKNISDAIVAKTKGE; this is translated from the coding sequence GTGGCAAGAGAGTTTTCTCTAGAAAAAACTCGTAACATCGGCATTATGGCTCACATTGATGCCGGTAAGACGACGACGACCGAACGTATCCTCTTCTACACGGGTATTACCCACAAGATCGGCGAGGTGCACGAGGGTGCGGCTACGATGGACTGGATGGCGCAGGAGCAAGAACGCGGCATCACGATCACATCGGCAGCTACGACCTGTCACTGGAACGGGCATCGTATCAATATTATTGATACGCCGGGCCACGTTGATTTCACCGTAGAAGTTGAGCGTTCCCTGCGCGTACTTGACGGCGCCGTTGCAGTCTTGACTGCAAGAGGCGGTGTTGAGCCGCAGACAGAGACAGTTTGGCGTCAGGCTGAGAAGTACAATGTACCGCGCATGGCTTACGTCAATAAGATGGATATCACGGGTGCGGATTTCTTCAATGTAATTCACATGATGAAGGATCGCCTGCAGGCAAATGCGGTAGCCATCCAGATTCCGATCGGCGCCGAGGATGACTTCAAGGGGATCATCGACCTCGTCAAAATGGATGCCATCATCTATGAGGATGACCTCGGGAAGACGACGAGCGAGACGGCGATTCCCGAGGAGTACAAGGCACAGGCTGAAGAGTATCGCGAGAAGCTGCTCGAGGCTATTGCCGAGTTCGATGATGACCTTATGGAGAAGTATCTTGGCGGTGAGGAGATCACCGAGGACGAGATCAAGAAGACGATTCGCAAGGCTACCATCGCCTGCAAGATGACTCCGGTTGTCTGCGGAACGTCGTATCGCAACAAGGGTGTTCAGCCGATGCTGGACGCGATTGTTGACTTTATGCCGGCGCCTGTCGACATCCCTGCCATCAAGGGCATTAACCCGGATACGGGGGAAGAGGATGTGCGCGAATCGGATGATAACGGTCCTTTCTCCGCACTTGCTTTCAAGATCATGGCGGATCCGTTTGTCGGAAAGCTGGCCTTCTTCCGCGTATACTCGGGCACGTTGGCGTCCGGTTCCTACGTCTACAATTCGACGAAGGGCAAGAAGGAGCGCATCGGCCGTATCCTGCAGATGCATGCCAACACGCGTCAGGAGCTTGACATCGTCTACTCGGGCGATATCGCGGCTGCTGTCGGATTGAAGGATACGACGACGGGCGATACGCTCTGCGACGAAAAGCAGACGATCATCCTCGAATCTATGGAGTTCCCGGATCCGGTTATCTCCGTTGCGGTAGAGCCGAAGACGAAGAATGACCAGGAGAAGATGGGTGTAGCTCTCCAGAAGCTTGCTGAAGAGGATCCGACCTTCCGTGTGCACACGGATCAGGAAACGGGACAGACGATTATTTCCGGCATGGGTGAGCTTCACCTCGAGATCATCGTTGACCGTATGCTTCGCGAGTTCAAGGTCGACTGCAACGTCGGCAATCCGCAGGTTGCTTACCGCGAAACCATTCGCAAGCAGGTGCAGGCGCAGGGCAAGTTTGTCCGCCAGTCCGGCGGTCACGGCCAGTACGGCGACTGCTGGATCGAGCTCGTTCCGCAGGATCCGGGCGTCGGCTTCTCGTTCGAGAACAAGGTCGTCGGCGGTGCGATTCCGAAGGAATTCATCAATCCGATCGAAGCCGGTGTTCGCGAAGCTATGGAGAACGGCGTGGTTGCCGGTTATCCGATGGTCGATATCAAGGCAATTGTCTACGACGGCTCCTATCATGAGGTTGACTCCTCTGAAATGGCGTTTAAGATTGCCGGCTCCATGGCGTTCCGCAATGCTGCGGAGAAGGCCAATCCGGTGCTTCTTGAGCCGTATGTAAAGGTCGAGGTCATTGTCCCGGAAGATTACATGGGTGATGTCATCGGCGATTTGAACTCGCGCCGCGGCCGTATTGACGGCATGGAAGCGAGAAACGGTGCACAGGTCATCAATGCCTTTGTCCCACTCTCTGAGATGTTTGGCTATTCGACGGATCTGCGTTCCAAGACACAGGGTCGAGGGAACTACTCCATGGAAGTTTCTTACTATGATGAAGTTCCTAAGAATATATCCGATGCTATCGTCGCAAAGACGAAGGGCGAATAA
- the rpsG gene encoding 30S ribosomal protein S7, protein MPRKGSVPRRDVLPDPVYKSKTVTKFINKVMLSGKKSVAERVVYDAFEEIRAKTGKDPLEVFETALKNVMPVLEVRARRVGGANYQVPVEVRPDRRMTLGIRWLVNYARLRSEKTMDLRLSGELMDAANNTGAAIKKKEDTHKMAEANKAFAHYRW, encoded by the coding sequence ATGCCAAGAAAAGGTTCCGTACCTAGACGCGACGTGTTGCCGGATCCGGTATACAAGTCCAAGACGGTGACGAAGTTCATCAACAAGGTCATGCTCTCCGGCAAGAAGAGTGTGGCGGAGCGTGTTGTTTACGATGCCTTTGAGGAAATCCGCGCAAAAACCGGCAAAGATCCTCTGGAAGTCTTCGAGACGGCGCTTAAAAATGTCATGCCTGTCCTTGAGGTTCGTGCTCGCCGCGTCGGCGGTGCTAACTATCAGGTTCCGGTCGAGGTTCGTCCTGACCGCCGCATGACGCTCGGTATTCGCTGGCTGGTCAACTATGCCCGCCTTCGCAGTGAGAAGACGATGGATCTTCGGCTCTCCGGCGAGCTTATGGATGCAGCGAACAATACCGGTGCAGCAATCAAGAAGAAAGAAGACACGCACAAGATGGCAGAGGCTAATAAGGCGTTTGCACATTATCGCTGGTAA
- the rpsL gene encoding 30S ribosomal protein S12, which translates to MPTINQLVRKSRKSLVEKSTAPALKNSPQKRGVCTRVYTTTPKKPNSALRKVARVRLTNSIEVTAYIPGIGHNLQEHSVVLIRGGRVKDLPGVRYHIIRGSLDTAGVADRAQARSKYGAKRAKKK; encoded by the coding sequence ATGCCTACAATTAATCAGTTGGTCAGAAAGAGCCGCAAGAGCTTGGTCGAGAAGTCAACGGCGCCGGCACTTAAGAACAGCCCGCAGAAGCGCGGCGTGTGCACGCGTGTTTACACGACGACACCGAAGAAGCCAAACTCCGCTCTTAGAAAGGTCGCTCGTGTTCGCTTGACGAACAGCATCGAGGTGACTGCATATATTCCGGGTATTGGTCATAATCTCCAGGAACATAGTGTTGTCTTGATTCGCGGTGGTCGTGTTAAGGATCTCCCAGGTGTCCGTTACCACATTATTCGTGGTTCCCTGGATACGGCGGGTGTCGCTGATCGCGCACAGGCAAGATCGAAGTACGGTGCAAAGCGTGCTAAGAAGAAATAA
- a CDS encoding ribosomal L7Ae/L30e/S12e/Gadd45 family protein, translated as MTLEVLEAHEHVIGVKQVKKALVSGRTSHIFLAEDAETHITAPLEELAREHGAEVVRVESMQALGRACSIDVGAAAAAVVLEPAAR; from the coding sequence GTGACTTTGGAGGTCTTAGAGGCTCATGAGCACGTCATCGGCGTCAAGCAGGTGAAGAAAGCTCTTGTGTCCGGGCGCACATCACACATTTTCCTCGCAGAAGATGCGGAGACGCATATCACGGCTCCTCTGGAGGAGCTCGCGAGAGAGCACGGCGCGGAAGTTGTCCGTGTGGAGTCGATGCAGGCGCTGGGCAGGGCTTGCTCCATTGATGTCGGTGCCGCAGCCGCGGCAGTGGTGCTGGAGCCGGCAGCCAGGTAG
- the fusA gene encoding elongation factor G translates to MPDVASKDIRNVAIVGHGKSGKTSIAEACMFNTGAVSRLGKSEEGTTVSDFSPEEAKRGLSVEMSLLSTTWKNCKLNILDTPGYPDFSAEVKSALMAADSALIVVSASSGIKSGTEKVWNYANEMDLPRAFFINKIDREHGDFKNVLDELRLRFGKGVVPVQLPVGNADAFQGVVDLLAMTVRLKERDKESCIAIDEIPEYMEDAVREARELLLEGAAEINNELLEKYIEGEHIEEREVAEAVIEGIVKGKLFPVLCGSAIKNVGMHALLNDLVEYMPSPATRKVIGRDIRSDDIVERGVEDAFSAQVFKTVIDPFIGRQSFLRIFSGEMKPESTYYNATKGIEERIGGFFTLRGKEQTAAKKGAAGDILVVSKLQDTQTGDTFAPKDAPIVYDMFSPMEPMYRRAVFAAKKGDEEKVFAALSKEAEEDLGIAIKKEQETQETVICTQGELQLEILKERVLRKFSAEIILKEPRVAYRETIKKKVKAEGKHKKQSGGHGQYGHVFLELSPNPAGSGNSFEETIFGGSVPRQFIPAVEKGVQEVFAEGIFAGYPVVDVHVNLVDGSYHNVDSSEAAFKAAAAIALKRAFAEADAVLLEPIGELIVRAPEYYMGDILGQLNAKRAKILGMEAVGKDMSEVRAEAPIAALSSYATELRSLTQGRGIYSLQFIRYEEVPEKIKDKIVAESQKEN, encoded by the coding sequence ATGCCAGACGTTGCAAGTAAGGATATCCGTAATGTTGCGATTGTGGGGCACGGAAAATCCGGAAAGACAAGTATCGCAGAAGCCTGTATGTTCAATACGGGAGCCGTCAGTCGTCTCGGTAAAAGCGAAGAGGGGACGACCGTGTCGGATTTCAGTCCCGAAGAGGCAAAACGCGGACTCAGTGTCGAAATGTCGCTTTTATCTACGACTTGGAAGAATTGCAAATTAAATATACTGGATACGCCGGGCTATCCGGACTTCTCCGCGGAGGTAAAAAGTGCTCTGATGGCGGCAGACAGTGCGCTGATTGTCGTTTCCGCCTCGTCCGGCATCAAATCCGGTACGGAAAAGGTGTGGAATTATGCGAATGAGATGGATCTGCCCAGAGCTTTCTTCATTAATAAGATAGATCGGGAGCACGGCGATTTCAAAAATGTGCTCGACGAATTGAGACTTCGCTTCGGCAAAGGCGTCGTTCCCGTTCAATTGCCGGTGGGAAACGCGGACGCCTTTCAGGGCGTGGTGGATCTGCTTGCCATGACGGTGCGCCTGAAGGAGCGGGATAAAGAGAGCTGCATCGCGATTGATGAGATTCCCGAATACATGGAAGATGCCGTAAGAGAAGCCAGAGAGCTTCTGCTGGAAGGCGCTGCGGAAATCAATAACGAGCTCCTGGAGAAATATATTGAAGGCGAGCATATCGAAGAGCGGGAAGTTGCCGAAGCCGTTATTGAGGGCATCGTAAAGGGAAAACTGTTTCCCGTATTGTGCGGCTCCGCGATTAAGAATGTCGGAATGCACGCGCTGCTCAATGATCTTGTCGAATATATGCCGTCGCCGGCTACACGGAAGGTCATCGGCAGGGATATCCGTTCGGACGATATCGTCGAACGCGGCGTCGAAGATGCATTCTCCGCGCAGGTATTTAAGACCGTTATAGATCCGTTTATCGGCCGACAGAGTTTTCTGCGGATCTTTTCCGGAGAAATGAAGCCGGAAAGTACTTACTATAATGCAACAAAAGGAATTGAGGAGAGAATAGGCGGCTTCTTTACTCTGCGGGGGAAAGAGCAGACGGCGGCAAAGAAGGGGGCTGCCGGCGACATCCTCGTCGTGTCAAAACTGCAGGATACACAGACCGGCGATACGTTTGCTCCCAAAGACGCGCCTATTGTATATGATATGTTTTCTCCTATGGAGCCCATGTATCGAAGAGCCGTCTTTGCAGCGAAGAAGGGCGATGAAGAAAAGGTTTTTGCCGCGCTCAGCAAAGAGGCGGAAGAGGACTTGGGCATTGCGATCAAAAAGGAGCAGGAGACACAGGAAACCGTTATATGCACGCAGGGCGAGCTCCAGCTTGAGATATTGAAGGAGCGCGTTTTACGCAAATTCAGTGCGGAGATCATTCTGAAAGAGCCGCGCGTCGCCTATCGGGAGACCATAAAGAAGAAAGTCAAAGCGGAAGGCAAGCACAAGAAGCAAAGCGGCGGACACGGACAATACGGGCATGTGTTCCTGGAGCTCTCGCCAAATCCGGCGGGAAGCGGCAACAGCTTTGAAGAAACGATATTCGGCGGCAGCGTGCCCCGGCAGTTTATTCCTGCCGTAGAGAAAGGCGTGCAGGAGGTCTTCGCTGAAGGGATTTTTGCGGGCTATCCGGTCGTCGATGTGCATGTCAACCTCGTAGACGGTTCCTATCATAATGTGGATTCCTCCGAGGCGGCGTTCAAGGCGGCGGCTGCGATTGCGCTGAAACGCGCGTTCGCTGAAGCGGACGCGGTGCTGCTGGAGCCCATCGGCGAGCTCATCGTGCGTGCTCCGGAATACTATATGGGAGATATACTGGGGCAGCTGAACGCGAAGAGAGCGAAGATACTCGGCATGGAAGCGGTTGGAAAAGACATGAGTGAAGTGCGGGCCGAGGCGCCCATTGCCGCGCTGTCGAGCTACGCGACAGAACTGCGGTCCCTGACACAGGGCCGAGGGATATACAGCTTACAGTTCATTCGCTATGAAGAAGTTCCTGAAAAAATCAAGGATAAGATTGTAGCGGAGTCCCAAAAAGAAAATTAG
- a CDS encoding SagB/ThcOx family dehydrogenase → MPDKNINFLELIETRHSAASFEEGSVSLQELSYLLWCTQGVKMVYANGKTLRNVPATCGVHALETFLLVREVEDLKPGLYHFLPLQHALEKRTSDAEKMCGLQSVIFDASLASRGAVTFLWQADLPLAVQAYGERALYGVYTDVGYVCQNLYLTAAALKLNAAKHDRFDRASVSVLLGLDGELEPIVLAATVGR, encoded by the coding sequence TTGCCGGACAAGAATATAAATTTTCTCGAGCTGATTGAAACAAGGCACAGCGCGGCATCCTTTGAGGAGGGCTCCGTTTCCCTGCAGGAGCTCTCCTATTTGCTGTGGTGTACGCAGGGTGTCAAGATGGTCTATGCAAACGGGAAGACGCTGCGCAACGTGCCTGCCACATGCGGTGTTCACGCGTTGGAGACATTCCTGCTCGTCAGAGAGGTGGAGGACTTGAAACCGGGGCTCTATCACTTTCTTCCCCTGCAGCACGCACTCGAAAAGCGCACATCCGATGCGGAGAAGATGTGTGGGCTGCAAAGCGTCATATTTGACGCGAGCCTTGCTTCGCGGGGCGCGGTCACGTTCCTCTGGCAGGCGGATTTGCCGCTCGCCGTTCAAGCCTATGGCGAGCGTGCACTCTACGGTGTCTATACGGATGTCGGCTATGTATGCCAAAACCTGTATTTGACAGCTGCCGCGTTAAAGTTAAATGCAGCAAAGCATGACCGCTTTGACAGAGCGTCCGTATCCGTGTTATTGGGTTTAGACGGTGAATTGGAGCCGATTGTGCTTGCTGCAACGGTCGGGCGATGA
- the hisIE gene encoding bifunctional phosphoribosyl-AMP cyclohydrolase/phosphoribosyl-ATP diphosphatase HisIE — MSVDLNMLKFDANGLIPAVVQEENGQVLMLAYMNRESIEKTMETGYTWFYSRSRKGLWNKGETSGNVQRVKEISCDCDGDTLLIKVHQTGVACHTGSYTCFSGRQLFSVQKDTAVAPLHENKRDTHALAEVLNELYNVIQNRQLHPVEGSYTNYLFDKGQDKILKKVGEEAVETVIASKNMDKKEILYEMGDLWYHCLVLLAFHKISPDELFDELMNRRQGGSYHKFTGKTGIRPDV; from the coding sequence ATGTCCGTGGATTTGAACATGCTGAAATTTGATGCAAACGGATTGATTCCGGCCGTTGTGCAGGAAGAGAACGGGCAAGTGCTCATGCTCGCGTACATGAACCGGGAATCGATCGAGAAAACCATGGAGACGGGCTATACCTGGTTTTACAGCCGCAGCCGCAAGGGGCTTTGGAACAAGGGCGAAACGTCCGGAAACGTGCAGAGAGTGAAGGAGATTTCCTGCGATTGTGACGGGGATACGCTCCTCATCAAGGTGCATCAGACAGGCGTGGCTTGCCATACCGGCTCATACACCTGCTTCAGCGGCAGACAGCTGTTTTCCGTCCAAAAGGATACGGCGGTCGCGCCTCTCCATGAAAATAAGCGGGACACGCATGCGCTGGCCGAGGTGCTGAACGAACTGTACAACGTCATCCAAAACAGACAATTGCATCCGGTGGAGGGGTCGTATACGAACTACCTCTTTGACAAGGGGCAGGATAAGATTCTGAAAAAAGTGGGGGAAGAAGCCGTCGAAACGGTAATCGCCTCAAAGAATATGGATAAAAAGGAGATCCTGTATGAAATGGGAGATCTCTGGTATCACTGCCTCGTTCTCCTCGCGTTTCACAAAATATCTCCGGATGAGCTTTTTGACGAGCTTATGAATCGACGCCAAGGCGGCAGCTATCACAAGTTTACGGGCAAGACCGGCATACGTCCGGATGTATGA